The Raphanus sativus cultivar WK10039 chromosome 6, ASM80110v3, whole genome shotgun sequence sequence CACATCTTTTGTTTATGAAGTGAGTTGCGTCCTCTTCTTGAAATTTTCTGTCTCTTTGTGATAACTGGTTTGATTGTATCCCCTTGGGGTTCGGTTTTTTATAGTAACTTAATATATATCTTAAgatgaccaaaaaaaacaacatacaTGCCAAAATAAACGCAAAGGGATCATAACTAATGCCAGAATTTATTAGTTCATTCTCAAAACCTccaataaaattagaaaaaaaaaagaacaaaatttattttcctgaataggaaaaaaatagaaataaccAAAAAGAAATGTAATCATTGATGAAAACAATGTCAAAAATCTCTAAACTCAGTTAACCCATCAAAaccagaagaggaagaagaagagaaagagctCCTCATATTAGGCATAAAGTAAAGCTGATCATCAAAACTACCAAAGTTTTGATTCCCACACAGAAAACTATCAGCTGGATTCCCCCCGGGCAAAAGCGTCGAGAAGTAAGAGCTGTAGTTAATCCCATTTGTCGTCCCATCGTACATAGACTGAGGAGGAAGCGGTGGAGGTGGTGGCGGCGGAGGATGAGTGAAAGGAGAAACAGCCACCGCTGAATACGGTAGAGACGAGTTAACATGTCCACCACCAtgctctcctcctcctcctcctcctcccatgTTCTCATCGGTTGTGATCACCGACGATGATTCACTATCTTCACAAATATTGCTGAAGAATATCCCTTTCCCGGAACCAGAATAGCTCCTGTTGTAGCTGTTAtttccaccaccaccaccgcagCGGGTCCGGTTAACTTTTCTGTCGACGGTGAGATCAGAGACGCTCCGGTTGATTGattttcctcctcctccgcgATCCGTTATGCTGGAGTCTTCCTCGGAGTGAGACATTCCGGTGAGTTTCTGGACGAGAGCCATGAAGTCTTTAGGATTGGTGTGTATGACTTTGGGCGTGTTCGTGTAGATGATCACCGGCTGGCGAGGCTTCGCGGCtgcggaggaggaagaagacggcGAGGGTGGCTTTTTGATGACGTGAGAgtctttgtttagttttagCAGCGGAGAAGGTGACGGTGGATATATGATTCCGACGCC is a genomic window containing:
- the LOC108811023 gene encoding VQ motif-containing protein 20 — its product is MNSTYNDHHHLKREPNENSGVGIIYPPSPSPLLKLNKDSHVIKKPPSPSSSSSAAAKPRQPVIIYTNTPKVIHTNPKDFMALVQKLTGMSHSEEDSSITDRGGGGKSINRSVSDLTVDRKVNRTRCGGGGGNNSYNRSYSGSGKGIFFSNICEDSESSSVITTDENMGGGGGGGEHGGGHVNSSLPYSAVAVSPFTHPPPPPPPPLPPQSMYDGTTNGINYSSYFSTLLPGGNPADSFLCGNQNFGSFDDQLYFMPNMRSSFSSSSSSGFDGLTEFRDF